A window of the Egibacter rhizosphaerae genome harbors these coding sequences:
- a CDS encoding LamG domain-containing protein produces MSRIQLGTGTQVLALLATLALALTTVASTAEADEATTSSTALSQGGDGTVILTEGTPGTVVVPLSGDIEALNPARLEVAGNVSNLDGDTSEVALSVALDGTDSEVALDDGDFALTEESVGQAIVDDESLEFGVGAPIGEYELELVVLEEQPRGFWQRLFGLAPSVEEVDVTGSLAFAVQPDGHDDAPDEGDNPDDPDEGDDGDEGGESARVSDGQVSLFEFAEGQGSLVGDQAGSSDLEIADSEAVSWTGDGLRVDGDTTISSDGAPAQLYDAVADSGEVTVEAWVTPDNLEQNGPARIVALSAASNRHNLLIGQGAYQGDSDLVEAREGRRDNGDYTAAQTPTGALTDTDPVHVVVTIADGTATVYVDGEQAAVDNGAGHPDDWDTDTPLTLASDADGGRNWHGTYHLVALYDTALDQHQIATNHTAGPNATTTPDDPNGDEPDPDDPDEGDDESARVSDGQVSLFEFAEGQGSQIGDQAGSSDLEIADSEAVSWTGDGLRVDGDTTISSDGAPAQLYDAVADSGEVTVEAWVTPDNLEQNGPARIVALSAASNRHNLLIGQGAYQGDSDLVEAREGRRDNGDYTAAQTPTGALTDTDPVHVVVTIADGTATVYVDGEQAAVDNGAGHPDDWDTDTPLTLASDADGGRNWHGTYHLVALYDTALDQHQIATNHTAGPNATTTPDDPNGDEPDPDDPDEGDDESARVSDGQVSLFEFAEGQGSQIGDQAGSSDLEVADADVVSWTGDGLRVDGDTTISSDGAPAQLYDAVADSGEVTVEAWVTPDNLEQNGPARIVALSAASNRHNLLIGQGAYQGDSDLVEAREGRRDNGDYTAAQTPTGALTDTDPVHVVVTIADGTATVYVDGEQAAVDNGAGHPDDWDTDTPLTLASDADGGRNWHGTYHLVALYDTALDQHQIATNHTAGPNATTTPDDPNGDEPDPDDPDEGDDGDDPDEGDEDGGSSPEPGDGEPASEVSRHGITWTFDDEYPVGRYANGDYWVQGPVDIVDIDPASQSSSGGRTINGSMINPSPEDGSSTGYGQTRDTGYDPSLNVADGVSTSDPLTVEPDSSLVSAISVDEDDARPGLERAAVLTVVDQPPPEDSFRPAYSSDDTTATHTTNDLDYDLLPDLDPVDGAPDPTDLASDFERVWLDHVPGWNGRAIHPTTNMPGYGRDMASKLGQGSLALMLDHPNEDKHDLLVNYVQIGIDFHGIVDNGGEENWVPNGGHAQGRKWPILFAGHLLDDPTMATIGDRDDVYFGEDAQTFHVTQTEIDREGNHADPDHRHYNPDYSDGYTQDMLGMPEWGQRHATDPNRDTPDPGRSYRQCCTAASWHGHVLSARLMDLQDAWNHDPLFDYSDRYLGETTDPAWPNLNPTGSNRFSDRPFTENMWHTHR; encoded by the coding sequence ATGTCACGCATCCAGTTGGGCACCGGAACCCAGGTTCTCGCGTTGCTCGCCACCCTTGCCCTGGCTCTGACGACCGTCGCGTCCACCGCAGAGGCCGATGAGGCGACTACCTCATCAACCGCACTCAGCCAGGGCGGTGATGGGACCGTGATCCTCACCGAGGGCACGCCCGGAACCGTTGTCGTGCCCTTGTCAGGCGACATCGAGGCCCTCAACCCCGCACGGCTCGAGGTCGCGGGAAACGTGAGCAACCTCGATGGGGACACATCCGAGGTGGCCCTCTCTGTCGCCTTGGACGGCACCGACTCGGAGGTCGCCCTGGACGACGGGGACTTCGCCCTCACGGAGGAGAGTGTGGGCCAGGCCATCGTGGATGATGAGTCCCTGGAGTTCGGCGTCGGCGCCCCGATCGGTGAGTACGAGCTCGAGCTCGTCGTCCTGGAGGAGCAGCCCCGGGGCTTCTGGCAGCGGCTCTTCGGGTTGGCCCCTTCGGTCGAGGAAGTCGACGTCACCGGCTCGCTTGCGTTCGCTGTACAGCCTGACGGCCATGACGACGCGCCCGATGAGGGCGACAACCCCGACGACCCCGATGAAGGTGACGACGGCGACGAAGGCGGCGAGTCCGCCCGCGTGAGCGACGGGCAAGTCTCGTTGTTCGAGTTCGCCGAGGGTCAGGGTTCGTTGGTCGGTGACCAGGCCGGCTCGTCCGACCTCGAGATCGCCGATTCGGAAGCCGTGTCGTGGACCGGTGATGGGTTGCGCGTCGACGGTGACACCACCATCTCCTCGGATGGGGCGCCCGCCCAGTTGTACGACGCGGTCGCCGACTCGGGCGAGGTCACCGTCGAAGCGTGGGTCACCCCCGACAACCTCGAGCAGAACGGGCCCGCACGCATCGTCGCCTTGTCGGCAGCGAGCAACCGGCACAACCTGCTAATCGGCCAAGGCGCCTACCAGGGCGACAGCGACCTCGTCGAAGCACGCGAAGGCCGCCGCGACAACGGCGACTACACCGCCGCGCAGACCCCCACCGGTGCGCTCACCGACACCGACCCGGTGCACGTGGTGGTCACCATCGCCGACGGCACCGCGACCGTCTACGTCGACGGCGAACAGGCCGCGGTCGACAACGGCGCCGGCCACCCCGACGACTGGGACACCGACACGCCCCTGACGCTGGCCAGCGACGCCGACGGCGGCCGCAACTGGCACGGCACCTACCACCTCGTCGCCCTCTACGACACCGCCCTCGACCAGCACCAGATCGCCACCAACCACACCGCCGGCCCCAACGCAACCACCACCCCCGACGACCCCAACGGTGACGAGCCCGACCCCGACGATCCCGATGAGGGCGACGACGAGTCCGCGCGTGTGAGCGATGGTCAGGTCTCGTTGTTCGAGTTCGCCGAGGGCCAGGGCTCACAGATCGGTGACCAGGCCGGCTCGTCCGACCTCGAGATCGCCGATTCGGAAGCCGTGTCGTGGACCGGTGATGGGTTGCGCGTCGACGGTGACACCACCATCAGCTCGGATGGGGCGCCCGCCCAGTTGTACGACGCGGTCGCCGACTCGGGCGAGGTCACCGTCGAAGCGTGGGTCACCCCCGACAACCTCGAGCAGAACGGGCCCGCACGCATCGTCGCCTTGTCGGCAGCGAGCAACCGGCACAACCTGCTAATCGGCCAAGGCGCCTACCAGGGCGACAGCGACCTCGTCGAAGCACGCGAAGGCCGCCGCGACAACGGCGACTACACCGCCGCGCAGACCCCCACCGGTGCGCTCACCGACACCGACCCGGTGCACGTGGTGGTCACCATCGCCGACGGCACCGCGACCGTCTACGTCGACGGCGAACAGGCCGCGGTCGACAACGGCGCCGGCCACCCCGACGACTGGGACACCGACACGCCCCTGACGCTGGCCAGCGACGCCGACGGCGGCCGCAACTGGCACGGCACCTACCACCTCGTCGCCCTCTACGACACCGCCCTCGACCAGCACCAGATCGCCACCAACCACACCGCCGGCCCCAACGCAACCACCACCCCCGACGACCCCAACGGTGACGAGCCCGACCCCGACGATCCCGATGAGGGCGACGACGAGTCCGCGCGTGTGAGCGATGGTCAGGTCTCGTTGTTCGAGTTCGCCGAGGGCCAGGGCTCACAGATCGGTGACCAGGCAGGCTCGTCCGACCTCGAGGTCGCTGATGCGGATGTGGTGTCGTGGACCGGTGATGGGTTGCGCGTCGACGGTGACACCACCATCAGCTCGGATGGGGCGCCCGCCCAGTTGTACGACGCGGTCGCCGACTCGGGCGAGGTCACCGTCGAAGCGTGGGTCACCCCCGACAACCTCGAGCAGAACGGGCCCGCACGCATCGTCGCCTTGTCGGCAGCGAGCAACCGGCACAACCTGCTAATCGGCCAAGGCGCCTACCAGGGCGACAGCGACCTCGTCGAAGCACGCGAAGGCCGCCGCGACAACGGCGACTACACCGCCGCGCAGACCCCCACCGGTGCGCTCACCGACACCGACCCGGTGCACGTGGTGGTCACCATCGCCGACGGCACCGCGACCGTCTACGTCGACGGCGAACAGGCCGCGGTCGACAACGGCGCCGGCCACCCCGACGACTGGGACACCGACACGCCCCTGACGCTGGCCAGCGACGCCGACGGCGGCCGCAACTGGCACGGCACCTACCACCTCGTCGCCCTCTACGACACCGCCCTCGACCAGCACCAGATCGCCACCAACCACACCGCCGGCCCCAACGCAACCACCACCCCCGACGACCCCAACGGTGACGAGCCCGACCCCGACGATCCCGATGAGGGCGACGACGGCGACGATCCCGATGAGGGCGACGAGGACGGCGGGTCGAGTCCGGAGCCTGGGGATGGCGAGCCCGCGAGTGAGGTGTCGCGGCACGGGATCACGTGGACCTTCGACGATGAGTATCCGGTGGGTCGGTATGCCAACGGCGACTACTGGGTCCAGGGCCCGGTCGACATCGTCGACATCGACCCCGCCTCGCAGAGCTCCTCGGGGGGGCGCACCATCAACGGGTCGATGATCAACCCCAGCCCCGAGGACGGCAGCTCCACCGGCTACGGGCAGACCCGCGACACCGGCTACGACCCGAGCTTGAACGTCGCCGACGGCGTATCGACCTCTGACCCGCTGACCGTCGAGCCCGACTCGTCGCTGGTGTCAGCGATCTCAGTCGACGAAGACGACGCCCGCCCGGGCCTGGAACGCGCCGCGGTACTCACGGTGGTCGACCAGCCCCCACCCGAGGACAGCTTCCGTCCCGCCTACTCCAGCGACGACACCACCGCCACCCACACCACCAACGACCTCGACTACGACCTGCTGCCTGACCTCGACCCCGTCGACGGCGCCCCCGACCCCACCGACCTCGCCAGTGACTTCGAACGCGTGTGGCTGGACCACGTGCCCGGCTGGAACGGCCGCGCCATCCACCCCACCACCAACATGCCCGGCTACGGCCGCGACATGGCCAGCAAACTCGGCCAAGGCTCGCTGGCGCTCATGCTCGACCACCCCAACGAGGACAAACACGACCTACTAGTCAACTACGTCCAAATCGGCATCGACTTCCACGGCATCGTCGACAACGGCGGCGAAGAGAACTGGGTCCCCAACGGCGGCCACGCCCAAGGCCGCAAATGGCCCATCCTCTTCGCCGGCCACCTCCTCGACGACCCCACCATGGCCACCATCGGCGACCGCGACGACGTCTACTTCGGCGAAGACGCCCAAACCTTCCACGTCACCCAAACCGAGATCGACCGCGAAGGCAACCACGCCGACCCAGACCACCGCCACTACAACCCCGACTACTCAGACGGCTACACCCAAGACATGCTCGGCATGCCCGAATGGGGCCAACGCCACGCCACCGACCCCAACCGCGACACCCCCGACCCCGGCCGCAGCTACCGCCAATGCTGCACCGCCGCCAGCTGGCACGGCCACGTGCTCTCCGCCCGCCTCATGGACCTCCAAGACGCCTGGAACCACGACCCCCTCTTCGACTACAGCGACCGCTACCTCGGCGAAACCACCGACCCCGCCTGGCCCAACCTCAACCCCACCGGCAGCAACCGCTTCTCGGACCGCCCCTTCACCGAAAACATGTGGCACACCCACCGCTGA
- a CDS encoding glycosyltransferase family 2 protein, which yields MAAIDVLMITYQRPDYVRRSLPHLLESCTEDMRVWLWHNGTDADTLNVVRSYVDHPKVARFHHSPENLRLRAPTNWLWAESDADLLSKVDDDCLPDTDWAARLARAHEDVDEFGVIGSWRFYDEDFLPDVAQRKIRGFPGGHQLLENFWVQGSGYLMKRACVEQQGLLAPGQSFTAYCIDLALKGWVNGWYFPFIHEEHMDDPRSPNSLLRTDDDLHDQLPLSAQHSGVATLQQWEEQMRRSARRLQEASVEPRDYRNLRRTLRSAWWRVQRRLEGRKMQSRPR from the coding sequence GTGGCAGCGATCGACGTGTTGATGATCACCTACCAGCGGCCGGACTACGTCCGCCGGTCGTTGCCGCATCTGCTGGAGTCATGCACCGAGGACATGCGGGTCTGGCTGTGGCACAACGGCACAGACGCGGACACACTGAACGTCGTCCGCTCCTACGTGGACCACCCCAAGGTGGCCCGGTTTCACCACAGTCCTGAGAACCTCCGCCTGCGCGCACCTACGAACTGGTTGTGGGCGGAGTCGGACGCGGACCTGCTATCGAAGGTGGACGACGACTGCCTCCCCGATACCGATTGGGCAGCCCGTCTCGCCCGGGCCCACGAGGACGTCGACGAGTTCGGCGTGATCGGTAGTTGGCGGTTCTACGACGAGGACTTCCTGCCTGACGTCGCCCAGCGCAAGATTCGCGGGTTCCCCGGCGGCCACCAGTTGCTGGAGAACTTCTGGGTGCAGGGCAGTGGCTACTTGATGAAGCGGGCGTGTGTCGAGCAGCAGGGATTGCTCGCGCCGGGGCAGAGCTTCACGGCCTATTGCATCGATCTCGCCCTCAAGGGCTGGGTGAACGGGTGGTACTTCCCGTTCATTCATGAGGAGCACATGGACGACCCGCGGTCTCCGAACTCCTTGCTGCGCACAGACGACGACCTCCACGACCAGCTCCCGCTGTCCGCCCAGCATTCGGGCGTGGCGACCTTGCAGCAGTGGGAGGAGCAGATGCGCCGCTCCGCGCGGAGGTTGCAGGAGGCGAGTGTCGAGCCGCGAGACTACCGGAATCTGCGGCGCACCTTGCGTAGTGCATGGTGGCGCGTCCAACGCCGCTTGGAAGGCCGCAAGATGCAGTCGCGCCCTCGGTGA
- a CDS encoding glycosyltransferase, with product MSIDHAEQVTYRTSTVTTSDGAPFPLVSVVIPVYNAAATLGQQLASLAIQDYPHDWEIVVADNGSTDASVLVAEAFLDSIPSLRVVDASARRGPGYARNFGTRAARGDVILYLDADDEAEPGYVRRMVDSATQHGLVGAHRETRTLQWYRAGSPPRASEVSIGTHAIQAKTFPFLPWAFGGGCGIARDAFEAIGGWSEVHTRAGGEDVDFCWRAQLAGYTMGFAPGALVHYRQRAGVWTRMRQQFTYGACAPDVYLRFRDRGARPRSARVVIGTVAKLVVAAPLQPWRSAERREAWAGALSAQAGRVWGSVRHRCLYL from the coding sequence ATGAGCATCGACCACGCCGAGCAGGTCACCTACCGGACATCCACGGTCACCACGAGCGACGGCGCGCCGTTCCCTCTTGTGAGTGTCGTGATCCCGGTCTACAACGCCGCGGCCACCCTCGGCCAGCAGCTGGCCTCGTTGGCGATACAGGATTATCCCCACGATTGGGAGATCGTCGTCGCCGACAACGGGTCGACCGATGCGAGCGTCCTCGTTGCGGAAGCCTTTCTTGACAGCATTCCCTCCCTCAGGGTGGTGGACGCGTCGGCGCGCCGGGGGCCGGGCTACGCGCGCAATTTCGGCACGAGGGCGGCCAGGGGGGACGTGATCCTCTACCTGGATGCCGATGACGAAGCCGAACCGGGCTACGTTCGTAGGATGGTCGATTCCGCGACGCAGCACGGTTTGGTGGGAGCGCACCGGGAGACTCGCACGCTCCAGTGGTATCGAGCGGGCTCACCGCCAAGGGCGAGCGAGGTCTCCATCGGCACGCACGCGATCCAGGCGAAGACGTTCCCATTCCTGCCGTGGGCATTCGGCGGCGGATGCGGGATTGCGCGCGACGCATTCGAGGCGATCGGCGGGTGGAGCGAAGTGCACACACGTGCTGGCGGGGAGGACGTGGACTTCTGCTGGAGGGCGCAATTGGCGGGGTACACGATGGGGTTCGCCCCCGGAGCCTTGGTGCACTACCGGCAACGCGCAGGCGTCTGGACGCGAATGCGCCAGCAGTTCACCTACGGTGCCTGCGCACCGGACGTGTACCTTCGCTTCCGCGATCGAGGCGCCCGTCCTCGTTCTGCACGGGTGGTCATCGGGACCGTGGCGAAACTCGTCGTGGCCGCGCCGCTGCAGCCCTGGCGATCAGCCGAGCGCAGGGAAGCCTGGGCGGGGGCCCTCAGTGCCCAGGCCGGTCGGGTCTGGGGCAGCGTCCGACATCGGTGCCTCTACCTGTAG
- a CDS encoding class I SAM-dependent methyltransferase — protein MTNAAFDPGLLDYGTQRYDNALHASAAFRAFEQDTIERLVRNHDLAGRTVVEIGCGEGRFLGLLAEAAGAHGIGYDPGHDPAVRAPAADRAGVEIHRGTYPASNATAHDAPALVICRQTLEHVLDPVGFLRTLRAAVADDGVLYLDVPDSRMPFEHGSVWDLIYEHCLYFVDVSLAHTLAVAGLHVGSLRPAFSGQFLAVEAVAGPVADALPTERELAAVTDAAARFAATLEERTATWQTRLAAARAEGRRVAAWGAGARAVTFANLLDHDQQSIAAIVDLNPHKQGTYLAGTGHPIVPPEVLVGLDPDTVVVFNPLYRDEVATALGSLGIDASVVVA, from the coding sequence GTGACCAACGCCGCGTTCGACCCGGGCCTTCTGGATTACGGGACACAGCGCTACGACAACGCGCTGCATGCCTCTGCCGCCTTCCGCGCCTTCGAGCAGGACACGATCGAGCGCCTCGTTCGCAACCACGACCTCGCCGGGCGCACGGTCGTCGAGATTGGCTGCGGCGAGGGGCGGTTCTTGGGGCTCCTCGCCGAGGCAGCGGGCGCGCACGGCATCGGGTACGACCCCGGCCACGATCCCGCGGTCCGTGCCCCCGCGGCGGATCGCGCCGGCGTTGAGATCCACCGCGGGACCTATCCGGCATCGAACGCCACGGCGCACGACGCCCCCGCACTGGTGATCTGTCGACAGACCCTGGAGCACGTCCTTGACCCGGTCGGCTTCCTTCGGACGCTGCGAGCAGCCGTGGCCGACGACGGCGTGCTCTACCTGGACGTGCCGGACTCGCGCATGCCCTTCGAACATGGGTCGGTGTGGGACCTGATCTACGAGCACTGCCTGTACTTCGTCGACGTTTCCCTCGCCCACACGCTCGCGGTCGCGGGCCTGCACGTCGGGTCCCTGCGGCCAGCGTTCTCCGGACAGTTCCTTGCCGTCGAGGCTGTCGCTGGCCCGGTGGCCGACGCCCTGCCGACTGAGCGGGAGCTGGCTGCGGTCACCGACGCCGCGGCCCGTTTCGCCGCGACGCTCGAGGAGCGCACGGCCACGTGGCAGACGCGGCTGGCCGCGGCTCGGGCCGAAGGGCGGCGCGTCGCTGCGTGGGGAGCGGGTGCGCGGGCGGTGACCTTCGCGAACCTCCTCGACCATGACCAGCAGAGCATCGCCGCGATCGTCGATCTCAACCCGCACAAGCAGGGCACGTACCTCGCGGGCACCGGCCACCCCATCGTCCCGCCCGAGGTTCTCGTCGGTCTCGATCCCGACACCGTCGTCGTCTTCAACCCGCTCTACCGGGACGAGGTGGCCACAGCGCTCGGGTCGCTCGGGATCGACGCCTCGGTGGTGGTCGCGTGA
- a CDS encoding class I SAM-dependent methyltransferase, whose protein sequence is MNRCRFCESPLSRTVVDLGTSPLCETFPTAEACEVAEPHYPLHLQVCEQCWLVQLPAYVPAKEIFAEYAYFSAYSDAWVEHARTYAHRMARELELGADSMVLEVASNDGYLLQWFVERGVPVLGVEPAANVAEAARERGVDTEVAFFDAAFGERLATEGRRADLIVANNVLAQVPDLNGFVAGFAPALAPDGVLTIEVPHLQRLIEGNQFDTIYHEHFTYFSLLALEAVLRAHGLHVYDVEELWTHGGSLRVFTQRADTGPRTSTPAVAALVTRERALGYDRADAYADFGAQVRRTKRRLLSYLIAAHEAGHRVVGYGAPGKSATLLNYCGIGPDLLEFTVDRNPYKHGRFTPGSRIPIHPVERLFGARPDVVLILPWNLADEIAAQLEPVRAWGGRLVVPIPEVTELTAPAGMRTPAGAR, encoded by the coding sequence GTGAACCGCTGCCGCTTCTGTGAGTCCCCGCTGTCGCGGACGGTGGTCGATCTCGGGACATCGCCCTTGTGCGAAACGTTCCCGACCGCGGAGGCCTGCGAGGTCGCCGAGCCTCACTACCCCCTCCACCTGCAGGTCTGCGAGCAGTGCTGGCTCGTACAGCTGCCCGCCTACGTCCCCGCGAAGGAGATCTTCGCTGAGTACGCCTACTTCTCGGCCTACTCCGACGCGTGGGTCGAGCACGCGCGCACCTACGCCCACCGGATGGCCCGCGAGCTCGAGCTCGGCGCTGACAGCATGGTGCTCGAGGTCGCCAGCAACGACGGCTACCTGTTGCAGTGGTTCGTCGAGCGCGGCGTGCCCGTGCTCGGCGTCGAACCGGCGGCCAACGTCGCCGAGGCGGCCCGCGAGCGTGGGGTCGACACCGAGGTGGCGTTCTTCGACGCCGCGTTCGGGGAACGGCTCGCGACGGAGGGTCGCCGCGCTGACCTGATCGTCGCCAACAACGTCCTCGCGCAGGTTCCCGACCTCAACGGCTTCGTGGCTGGGTTCGCTCCCGCGCTCGCCCCCGACGGGGTCCTCACGATCGAGGTCCCGCACCTGCAACGGCTCATCGAGGGCAACCAGTTCGACACCATCTACCACGAGCACTTCACCTACTTCTCCCTGCTCGCCCTCGAAGCGGTCCTCCGAGCCCACGGCCTACACGTCTACGACGTTGAGGAGCTCTGGACGCACGGTGGCTCCCTACGGGTCTTCACCCAGCGCGCCGATACGGGCCCGCGGACCTCGACCCCGGCGGTGGCGGCTCTGGTCACGCGCGAACGCGCCCTCGGCTACGACCGCGCGGATGCGTACGCGGACTTCGGTGCGCAGGTGCGACGCACCAAGCGCCGGCTGCTGTCCTACCTGATCGCCGCACACGAGGCCGGGCACCGCGTGGTCGGCTACGGCGCACCGGGCAAGAGTGCGACGCTGCTGAACTACTGCGGCATCGGACCGGACCTGCTCGAGTTCACCGTTGACCGCAACCCCTACAAGCACGGCCGGTTCACGCCGGGGTCGCGGATCCCGATCCATCCGGTCGAGCGCCTCTTCGGGGCCCGCCCGGACGTCGTGCTCATCCTGCCCTGGAACCTCGCGGACGAGATCGCCGCCCAGTTGGAGCCCGTCCGCGCGTGGGGCGGTCGCCTGGTCGTGCCGATCCCGGAAGTGACCGAGCTGACCGCACCGGCCGGCATGCGCACCCCCGCGGGTGCGCGATGA
- a CDS encoding sugar phosphate nucleotidyltransferase: protein MKVVLFCGGYGMRMREFSEDIPKPMVPIGTRPVLWHLMRYYAHFGHNDFIICLGYKGEAIKDYFLGYREEVSNDFVLSEGGRRVELLGEDIADWRITFVDTGLAASVGERLLAVRPHLEGEEEFLANYADGLSDVHLPDLIAHAHENDSIATFVCVKPGQTFHVVRFGEDDAIAGLDEASATDLWINGGFFVLRREIFEHLHEGEELVVEAFQRLAKLRRLTGFRHEGFWAGMDTFKDRARLDELSTHGGARWKVWERSCDR from the coding sequence ATGAAGGTCGTCCTGTTCTGCGGCGGCTACGGGATGCGGATGCGCGAGTTCAGCGAGGACATCCCCAAGCCGATGGTCCCGATCGGCACGCGGCCCGTGCTCTGGCACCTCATGCGCTACTACGCGCACTTCGGGCACAACGACTTCATCATCTGTCTCGGCTACAAGGGCGAAGCCATCAAGGACTACTTCCTGGGCTACCGCGAGGAGGTCTCCAACGACTTCGTCCTCTCGGAGGGTGGTCGCCGGGTCGAGCTCCTGGGCGAGGACATCGCTGACTGGCGCATCACCTTCGTTGACACCGGTCTCGCCGCCAGTGTCGGCGAACGCCTGCTGGCCGTGCGCCCACACCTCGAGGGCGAGGAGGAGTTCCTGGCCAACTACGCCGACGGGCTCAGCGACGTCCACCTGCCCGACCTGATCGCGCACGCCCACGAGAACGACTCGATCGCGACCTTCGTGTGCGTCAAGCCGGGCCAGACGTTCCACGTTGTGCGGTTCGGCGAGGACGACGCGATCGCGGGTCTCGACGAAGCGTCGGCCACCGATTTGTGGATCAACGGGGGCTTCTTCGTGTTGCGCCGGGAGATCTTCGAGCACCTGCACGAGGGCGAGGAGCTGGTCGTGGAAGCGTTCCAGCGGCTCGCCAAGCTCCGGCGCCTCACAGGATTCCGCCACGAGGGCTTCTGGGCCGGGATGGACACCTTCAAGGACCGTGCACGGCTCGACGAACTGTCCACGCATGGTGGCGCCCGCTGGAAGGTCTGGGAGCGGTCATGCGATCGTTGA
- a CDS encoding PIG-L deacetylase family protein, which yields MRSLTALGTDEALRITCIGAHCDDVEIGAGGTILELLAAHPGSQVRWLILTSTPERAAEAHASAAAFTADAAWCDLTVLDLRDGYLPARWAEVKDALAKLAADDPPDLVLTHSRDDAHQDHRLLAELTTTEFRDHLVLEYEIPKSDGDLGRPNCYVPLRAETVQRKAALLATHYPSQQGRRWFDPETFSSLARLRGIEAGGPIRYAEGFHLRKAVL from the coding sequence ATGCGATCGTTGACCGCTCTGGGGACCGACGAGGCGCTGCGGATCACCTGCATCGGCGCGCACTGCGACGACGTCGAGATCGGCGCCGGGGGCACGATCCTCGAGCTGCTCGCGGCCCACCCCGGTTCGCAGGTGCGGTGGCTGATCCTCACCTCGACACCCGAGCGCGCCGCCGAGGCGCACGCGAGCGCAGCGGCGTTCACCGCCGATGCGGCATGGTGCGATCTCACCGTGCTCGATCTGCGTGACGGCTACCTTCCCGCGCGGTGGGCTGAGGTCAAGGACGCGCTCGCCAAGCTGGCCGCCGACGACCCCCCCGACCTGGTGCTGACCCACAGTCGCGACGACGCCCACCAGGACCACCGGCTTCTCGCCGAACTCACCACGACGGAATTCCGGGACCACCTCGTCCTCGAATACGAGATCCCCAAGTCGGATGGCGACCTCGGGCGACCCAACTGCTACGTGCCGCTGCGTGCAGAGACCGTGCAGCGCAAGGCCGCGCTACTCGCCACGCACTACCCGAGCCAACAGGGGCGACGTTGGTTCGACCCCGAGACGTTCAGTTCCCTCGCGCGGCTGCGCGGCATCGAGGCGGGCGGACCGATCCGCTACGCCGAGGGCTTCCACCTGCGAAAGGCCGTGCTGTGA